One window of Methanothermobacter tenebrarum genomic DNA carries:
- a CDS encoding isocitrate/isopropylmalate family dehydrogenase, producing MYKIAVIPGDGVGKEVMDAALHILSGLDLDFEYEFAEAGDECAEKTGDPLPDETLEVIRNSDACLFGAAGETAADVIVKLRRELDLFVNLRPVRSLPGVGGLFSGLDFVIVRENTEDLYVGLEEYTGDGAVAKRVITRRACKRICKFAFDYAVDEGFERVAAVHKANVLKKTDGIFREEFYKVARNYPGIKAEDFYVDAMAMYLIKKPREFEVIVTTNMFGDILSDEAAALVGGLGVAPSANIGKKHGIFEPVHGSAPKIAGKNIANPTAMILSTTLMLKHLKKKKEATLIEKALKKTLKKGIKTPDIGGKHTTTQVAQAIRDELIEEYLS from the coding sequence ATGTACAAGATAGCGGTCATCCCAGGAGACGGAGTCGGGAAAGAAGTAATGGACGCCGCACTACACATACTCAGCGGCCTCGATTTAGATTTTGAATACGAGTTTGCAGAAGCGGGAGATGAATGCGCAGAGAAAACCGGCGACCCACTCCCAGATGAAACCCTAGAGGTCATAAGAAATTCAGACGCATGCTTATTCGGCGCCGCCGGAGAAACCGCAGCCGACGTCATAGTTAAACTCAGGCGTGAGTTGGATTTGTTTGTTAATTTGAGGCCTGTTAGGTCTTTGCCTGGTGTTGGGGGTTTGTTTTCTGGTTTGGATTTTGTTATTGTCCGGGAGAATACTGAGGATTTGTATGTTGGTCTTGAGGAGTATACGGGTGATGGTGCTGTTGCAAAAAGGGTTATAACTCGAAGGGCTTGTAAGCGTATTTGTAAGTTTGCCTTTGATTATGCTGTTGATGAAGGTTTTGAAAGGGTTGCGGCTGTGCATAAAGCCAATGTTCTTAAAAAAACTGATGGAATATTCAGGGAGGAATTCTATAAAGTTGCAAGAAACTATCCAGGGATAAAAGCCGAAGATTTTTATGTTGATGCAATGGCAATGTACCTCATCAAAAAACCAAGAGAATTTGAAGTTATAGTCACAACAAACATGTTCGGAGACATACTATCAGACGAAGCAGCAGCCCTGGTCGGAGGACTAGGAGTAGCACCATCAGCCAACATCGGAAAAAAACACGGAATATTCGAACCAGTACACGGATCAGCCCCAAAAATAGCCGGAAAAAACATAGCAAACCCAACAGCAATGATACTATCCACCACACTAATGCTAAAACACCTAAAAAAGAAAAAAGAAGCCACACTCATAGAAAAAGCCCTCAAAAAAACCCTAAAAAAAGGAATAAAAACACCAGACATCGGAGGAAAACACACAACAACACAAGTAGCACAGGCAATAAGAGATGAACTAATAGAAGAATACCTCTCATAG
- the mmp11 gene encoding methanogenesis marker protein 11 — MQILKPEELKEKFKDPWIAPYKKIITMVDDDLVEIIEYHPCISGSHWMIYQYPRTSKLILKAKRDGNRHIYLTRTGKTHLNLRASLSAAGIEEVTVAGDEVKVVHAGLAGAGVGTAMCRGMAEGVKRVELYDVGGGSKVGRAAVITPRLEKVIIGIDDTDTKDKGATWTLAHNIGVELSKEGFEYLDHIIVQLYPHNPYKTQNCVSVALTFAVKPGTQEELIERTVEELEEKTLSDKTSIAIFNGIMIPEELKEYSIKAKKELVTLEEAKQVAEKTRIQLIEVTGAQGQIGALAAIGLSDNVEEAVKIYQI; from the coding sequence TTGCAGATTCTAAAACCCGAAGAATTAAAGGAAAAATTCAAGGACCCCTGGATAGCCCCCTATAAGAAGATTATCACAATGGTGGACGATGACCTCGTGGAGATAATAGAATATCACCCATGTATTTCAGGCTCCCATTGGATGATCTACCAGTACCCACGGACAAGCAAACTAATACTGAAGGCGAAAAGGGATGGTAACCGCCACATTTACCTTACAAGGACGGGAAAAACCCATCTCAATCTAAGGGCTAGCTTGAGCGCTGCCGGGATCGAAGAAGTCACCGTAGCCGGGGACGAGGTTAAGGTCGTCCACGCCGGGCTTGCCGGGGCCGGAGTTGGCACTGCAATGTGCAGAGGAATGGCAGAAGGCGTCAAGAGAGTTGAACTATATGATGTGGGTGGAGGGTCAAAGGTTGGAAGGGCTGCTGTGATAACACCAAGACTTGAAAAGGTTATCATAGGCATAGATGATACAGATACCAAAGATAAAGGGGCTACATGGACCCTTGCCCATAATATTGGGGTTGAACTTTCAAAAGAAGGTTTTGAGTACCTGGATCATATTATAGTGCAACTTTACCCACACAACCCATATAAGACACAGAATTGTGTTTCCGTTGCATTAACATTCGCAGTTAAACCAGGAACCCAAGAAGAGCTCATAGAAAGGACAGTAGAGGAGCTAGAAGAGAAAACCCTCTCTGATAAGACTTCCATCGCAATCTTTAATGGTATAATGATCCCAGAGGAACTTAAAGAATATTCTATAAAGGCTAAGAAAGAATTAGTCACCCTAGAGGAGGCTAAACAAGTCGCAGAAAAGACCAGGATCCAATTAATAGAAGTCACTGGAGCCCAAGGACAGATCGGGGCCCTTGCAGCTATAGGATTATCAGATAATGTTGAAGAGGCTGTTAAAATTTATCAGATATGA
- a CDS encoding 3-isopropylmalate dehydratase small subunit has protein sequence MKGRVWKFQDDIDTDQIIPGRYLVIRDPKKLAKHLMEGIDPQFPDKVKRGDFIVAGKNFGCGSSREHAPLALKGAGISAVIAESFARIFYRNAINLGIPLLEAPGISKHLKTGDEIEIDLEKGIIKKDKKEFKFKKLPEFMVEILEKGGLIPYLKNKIGEVACTR, from the coding sequence ATGAAAGGAAGAGTTTGGAAATTCCAGGATGATATCGACACCGACCAGATAATACCAGGCAGATACCTAGTTATAAGAGACCCAAAAAAACTTGCAAAACATCTAATGGAAGGCATAGACCCCCAATTCCCAGATAAAGTTAAAAGGGGCGATTTCATAGTAGCGGGTAAAAATTTTGGATGCGGTTCATCACGAGAACACGCACCCCTAGCCCTGAAAGGTGCTGGGATATCCGCAGTAATCGCAGAATCCTTCGCAAGAATATTCTACCGCAACGCAATAAACCTTGGAATACCCCTACTAGAAGCCCCTGGAATATCAAAACACCTAAAAACAGGAGACGAAATAGAAATAGATCTAGAAAAGGGTATAATAAAAAAAGACAAAAAAGAATTCAAGTTCAAAAAATTACCAGAATTCATGGTAGAAATACTGGAAAAAGGTGGTTTAATCCCCTATCTCAAAAATAAAATTGGTGAAGTCGCATGTACAAGATAG
- a CDS encoding UbiD family decarboxylase, with the protein MRKFLQSIKDEFNIIRIKRKVSTHIEAAEILREHPREIVILENIKESNMPVISGICNTREKISRALNCKKENITRRIIQAMDNPRPIEDIKKLEGYHSQKADLKELPILTYYEKDGGPYITGGAIIAKDPETSIRNASIHRMMLLDERHLAVRIVPRHLYNYYKKAEEIGEDLPIAIVIGMHPATLLATTTSVPIDVDELEVANNFHNGKLKLFKCEKVDIEVPEAEIIIEGRILADERTDEGPFVDLTGTYDIIRKEPIIEVERIHFKDNPLYHAILPAGLEHKLLQGLPQEPRIFKAVENTVPSVKNVILTEGGCCWLHAIVSMKKQAEGDAKNVIMAALSAHPSLKHVVVVDDDINPFDLEDVEYAIATRVKDDDILIVRGARGSSLDPSASADGTTTKVGLDATKPLKESEKFERIA; encoded by the coding sequence ATGAGAAAATTTCTACAATCCATAAAGGATGAATTCAATATTATAAGAATCAAAAGGAAAGTTTCAACTCATATTGAAGCCGCTGAAATCCTCAGAGAACACCCCAGAGAAATCGTAATACTAGAAAATATCAAGGAATCCAACATGCCAGTGATCTCAGGAATATGCAACACTAGGGAGAAAATCTCAAGGGCGCTCAATTGCAAAAAAGAGAACATAACAAGGCGAATAATCCAAGCAATGGACAACCCAAGGCCAATAGAAGACATCAAAAAACTTGAAGGTTACCATTCCCAGAAAGCAGACCTAAAAGAGCTGCCAATCCTCACATACTACGAAAAAGATGGAGGCCCCTATATTACCGGGGGCGCCATCATAGCTAAAGACCCAGAAACCAGCATAAGAAATGCCTCCATCCATCGAATGATGTTACTTGACGAAAGACACCTAGCTGTGCGCATAGTCCCAAGACACCTCTACAATTATTACAAAAAAGCTGAAGAAATCGGAGAAGACCTGCCCATAGCTATAGTCATTGGAATGCACCCTGCAACATTACTCGCAACAACAACATCAGTACCAATAGATGTTGATGAACTAGAAGTCGCCAACAATTTCCATAATGGAAAACTTAAACTTTTCAAATGTGAAAAAGTAGACATAGAAGTCCCAGAGGCGGAGATAATAATAGAAGGGAGGATCCTAGCCGATGAAAGAACTGACGAAGGACCATTCGTAGATTTAACCGGCACATATGATATTATAAGAAAAGAACCGATTATAGAAGTTGAAAGGATCCATTTTAAAGACAATCCCCTATATCATGCCATTTTACCCGCTGGACTTGAACACAAACTCCTACAAGGACTCCCACAAGAGCCAAGGATATTTAAGGCTGTGGAGAATACTGTTCCAAGCGTAAAGAACGTGATCCTTACAGAAGGTGGCTGTTGCTGGTTACACGCAATCGTCTCCATGAAAAAACAAGCGGAAGGCGATGCTAAAAATGTTATAATGGCGGCTTTGTCAGCTCATCCCTCCCTGAAACATGTTGTAGTTGTAGACGATGATATAAACCCCTTTGATTTAGAGGATGTGGAATACGCGATAGCGACACGGGTAAAAGATGATGACATACTTATAGTCCGGGGGGCGAGGGGTTCATCACTTGACCCTTCAGCATCAGCTGATGGGACAACCACAAAGGTTGGCTTAGACGCTACAAAACCATTAAAAGAATCTGAGAAATTTGAGAGGATAGCCTAG
- a CDS encoding glycosyltransferase: protein MYWLILIMVILLCVLKGRRRDFSVSVIIPAYNEEKTVANVVKTAKSSSYVDEVIVVDDGSSDNTYEEAKRAGATIIRHASNRGKGAALKTGFKHSNGDIVVFLDADLKNITTAKIDKMIKPIIEGRADITKTKFKRRAGRVTELTAKPLLRFFFPEIKFEQPLSGQFAAKRSVLERMKFEDDYGVDVGIVLDADVQGLNVKEVDIGELEHDMASLSDLNIVATEVVRTIVARALEYGRITMMDSMGESIRMCILGLSLTTLGIFSIFFIRALPPTVGIIMGIVGVIIAAYYLVALLKRSYYVLSRSKGRLQVLRSFVYMHFPILISALILVAMISALLGAVHIDEGKISIEPNPGNLIIWKKNVENRTFDVRGPYTIDSAFEGENDTIRLPREAVDTLGLNYGDIVYIGGVGYTLRESRPSDVNIIRIPANAREVLDVNVGDVIRDSALRKVFNNIFVVRKISGQSNITIENGVLIEDNDKSGREVNIYLDGKKIATALGAMENGSYSIYINGMHVRTIYFSESSPRENYTIYWGAHIITVEVGKPIKSNMRFATIEDGVFLNIISDKF, encoded by the coding sequence ATGTATTGGTTAATCCTCATAATGGTAATACTCTTATGTGTTTTAAAGGGGCGTAGAAGGGATTTTAGCGTTTCAGTGATTATACCCGCCTATAATGAAGAAAAGACTGTTGCGAATGTTGTTAAAACGGCCAAGAGCTCATCTTATGTAGATGAGGTTATTGTGGTAGATGATGGTTCATCTGACAATACATACGAGGAGGCTAAAAGGGCGGGTGCGACGATAATACGCCATGCGAGCAATCGCGGTAAGGGAGCAGCCCTTAAAACAGGGTTTAAGCATTCAAATGGGGATATTGTGGTCTTCTTGGATGCTGACCTTAAAAATATCACAACGGCTAAGATAGATAAGATGATAAAACCCATCATAGAGGGTCGGGCAGACATTACGAAGACCAAATTTAAAAGAAGAGCTGGCAGGGTCACCGAGTTAACCGCAAAACCTCTTTTGAGGTTTTTCTTCCCTGAGATAAAATTTGAGCAGCCATTAAGCGGCCAGTTCGCCGCTAAAAGAAGCGTGCTTGAGCGGATGAAATTTGAAGATGATTACGGAGTTGACGTGGGGATAGTTCTTGATGCTGACGTCCAAGGATTAAATGTTAAAGAGGTTGATATAGGCGAACTTGAACACGATATGGCGAGTCTCTCTGATCTTAACATTGTAGCTACAGAGGTTGTCCGCACCATCGTGGCCAGGGCCCTTGAGTATGGTAGGATAACCATGATGGATTCCATGGGGGAGTCAATCCGAATGTGCATACTTGGACTTTCACTCACCACCTTGGGAATATTTAGCATATTTTTTATCAGGGCACTCCCCCCAACTGTGGGTATTATAATGGGTATTGTGGGTGTGATTATAGCAGCCTATTATCTTGTGGCATTGCTTAAAAGATCATATTATGTTCTATCCCGTTCAAAGGGGCGCTTACAGGTTCTAAGATCCTTCGTTTACATGCATTTTCCCATCCTTATATCGGCCCTTATCCTTGTTGCCATGATTTCAGCGCTTCTAGGGGCGGTTCATATTGATGAGGGTAAAATATCCATTGAACCTAATCCTGGAAATCTTATAATATGGAAGAAGAACGTGGAGAATAGGACATTTGATGTTAGGGGGCCATATACTATAGATAGTGCCTTTGAAGGTGAAAATGATACTATAAGGTTGCCGAGGGAGGCTGTTGACACCCTAGGACTCAACTATGGTGACATAGTCTACATTGGAGGAGTAGGTTACACGTTAAGGGAATCAAGGCCTAGCGACGTTAACATTATAAGGATACCTGCAAATGCTAGGGAAGTATTAGATGTGAATGTGGGAGATGTGATTAGGGACAGCGCCCTTCGTAAGGTCTTCAATAATATATTTGTTGTCCGGAAAATTTCAGGCCAGTCTAATATTACGATAGAAAATGGTGTCTTGATTGAGGATAATGATAAAAGTGGGCGTGAAGTAAACATTTACCTTGATGGTAAAAAGATCGCCACAGCTTTGGGTGCGATGGAGAATGGTTCATATTCCATTTATATAAATGGTATGCATGTTAGGACGATATACTTTAGTGAGAGCTCGCCGAGGGAAAATTATACTATATACTGGGGTGCTCATATTATAACAGTAGAGGTCGGGAAGCCGATAAAGAGTAATATGCGATTTGCCACAATAGAGGATGGTGTGTTTCTCAATATCATATCTGATAAATTTTAA
- the amrS gene encoding AmmeMemoRadiSam system radical SAM enzyme, whose amino-acid sequence MKLIKEAILYETVDERVKCSVCNRRCSIPEGKRGFCLTRENRNGKLYSLIYAAVSSVAVDPIEKKPLFHFYPGSFVYSLGTVGCNFRCKHCQNWNISQAVIDEAYTEDIPPEEAIEATKRYNCKSIAWTYNEPTIWLEYTLDCAELAHKDDIKTVYVTNGYMTEETLELLSPLLDAANIDLKGMTDEFYKNVCSAKLQPVLDSIKWMHDAGVHIEVTNLIIPGYNDSEDELKALVRFMVEEVGVEVPLHFTRFYPHYKMRHLPPTPTETLLKARNLALEEGMRYVYVGNVPGLSEENTYCYNCGELLIQRYGFQINRLNLKKGRCPSCNAKIDIIV is encoded by the coding sequence TTGAAGTTGATAAAAGAGGCTATTCTTTATGAAACGGTCGATGAAAGGGTGAAATGTAGCGTGTGTAATAGGAGGTGTTCGATCCCTGAAGGTAAAAGAGGATTTTGCCTTACAAGGGAGAATAGAAATGGCAAACTTTACAGTCTGATCTATGCTGCCGTATCCTCCGTTGCAGTGGATCCCATTGAAAAGAAGCCACTATTTCATTTCTACCCTGGAAGTTTTGTCTATTCTCTGGGGACGGTTGGGTGTAACTTTCGTTGTAAGCACTGTCAAAATTGGAATATTTCACAGGCGGTAATAGATGAGGCGTACACTGAGGATATACCACCTGAAGAGGCTATTGAAGCCACGAAGAGGTACAATTGTAAGTCTATTGCATGGACGTATAACGAACCCACTATCTGGCTTGAGTACACCCTTGACTGTGCAGAACTTGCACATAAGGATGATATTAAAACAGTTTATGTTACGAATGGTTATATGACAGAGGAAACCCTTGAACTTTTATCACCATTGTTGGACGCTGCTAACATAGACTTAAAGGGGATGACAGATGAATTCTATAAGAATGTTTGTAGTGCAAAATTACAACCGGTACTTGATAGTATAAAATGGATGCATGATGCAGGGGTACACATTGAAGTCACGAACCTTATAATACCAGGATATAATGATTCAGAGGATGAGCTTAAGGCTCTTGTCAGGTTCATGGTTGAGGAGGTTGGGGTTGAGGTCCCATTACATTTCACACGTTTCTACCCACATTATAAGATGCGACATTTACCCCCAACACCAACAGAGACGCTCCTCAAAGCCCGCAATTTAGCACTTGAAGAAGGTATGAGATATGTTTATGTTGGGAATGTTCCGGGTCTTTCAGAGGAGAACACTTACTGTTATAATTGTGGCGAACTTCTAATACAAAGGTATGGTTTTCAGATAAACCGGCTGAATTTGAAAAAGGGTAGGTGCCCGTCTTGTAATGCGAAAATAGACATTATAGTCTAG
- the ribH gene encoding 6,7-dimethyl-8-ribityllumazine synthase, whose translation MEKVRIGAVVAEFNYDITQMMLKLAEEHAKFLGSEITKVVPVPGVFDMPLAIKKLLEDENIDAVITLGAVIEGATDHDQIVAQHASRKIADLALEYDKPVALGISGPSMTRLEAHQRVDYAKRAVEAAVKMYRRLKKL comes from the coding sequence ATGGAAAAAGTAAGGATAGGGGCTGTAGTAGCTGAATTTAACTATGACATAACCCAAATGATGTTAAAGTTGGCCGAAGAGCATGCAAAATTTCTCGGTTCCGAGATAACTAAGGTCGTGCCAGTCCCAGGCGTCTTTGACATGCCCCTTGCAATCAAGAAACTTTTAGAGGATGAGAACATAGATGCCGTCATAACACTTGGAGCCGTTATTGAAGGGGCTACAGATCACGATCAGATAGTGGCACAACATGCATCCCGTAAAATAGCCGACCTTGCACTAGAATATGATAAACCAGTAGCCCTCGGAATCTCAGGGCCTAGTATGACCCGCCTGGAAGCCCACCAAAGAGTAGACTATGCCAAAAGGGCTGTTGAAGCTGCTGTTAAAATGTATAGGAGACTTAAAAAACTCTAG
- a CDS encoding cysteine desulfurase — protein MNPQELRNDIPLLEDYVYLDAASTTPTPRLVVKAMDKYYYKYNANTGRGAYSLAVKATEKLEEARKKIADFVNAQVEEIIFTKNTTESINLVATGLRFEKGDSIIVPNIEHHSNYLPWLKLQEKGVKVKIIKADENGIIDPGSVEDAIDENTKLITITHVSNAIGSVQDIKKIGRISEENNILFMVDAAQSFGHMKVDVKKFKANFIAFPGHKGALGPVGTGFLYCNLQSADELEPPNLGGGTVTDVLEDQFKLEEPPRRFEAGTLNIAGFIGLGKAIDYLQRIGVDKIEKHGKNLTRKLYESLTEIDTVECYGDPKNIYGIVSFNIDNINPDDVAKMLDEMAWICVRSGHHCAIPAMRHLGVHEKGGTVRASIHYYNIPEDIEILTETINKITKTEGPK, from the coding sequence ATGAACCCCCAAGAACTTAGAAATGATATCCCCCTCCTAGAAGATTACGTTTACCTTGATGCTGCAAGCACAACACCAACCCCCAGATTAGTGGTAAAGGCCATGGACAAATACTATTACAAGTATAACGCCAATACCGGGAGAGGTGCATATTCACTTGCAGTTAAAGCAACTGAAAAATTAGAAGAGGCAAGAAAAAAGATAGCAGATTTCGTGAACGCCCAAGTAGAAGAGATAATATTCACAAAGAATACAACAGAGTCAATAAATCTTGTCGCAACAGGCCTTAGATTCGAGAAGGGAGATTCCATCATAGTCCCAAACATTGAACATCATTCAAATTACCTGCCATGGCTAAAACTACAAGAAAAAGGAGTGAAAGTAAAGATAATCAAAGCAGACGAAAATGGCATTATAGATCCTGGGAGTGTAGAAGATGCCATCGACGAAAATACCAAACTTATAACAATAACACACGTATCCAACGCCATAGGATCAGTACAGGATATAAAAAAGATCGGCAGGATCTCGGAAGAGAATAATATCCTATTCATGGTAGATGCCGCGCAATCATTCGGACATATGAAAGTCGATGTTAAAAAATTCAAAGCAAACTTCATAGCATTCCCAGGACATAAAGGGGCCCTAGGCCCCGTTGGCACAGGATTCCTCTACTGTAACCTTCAAAGTGCCGATGAACTTGAACCGCCAAACCTTGGAGGAGGGACCGTGACTGACGTCCTAGAAGATCAATTTAAACTAGAAGAACCACCAAGGAGATTTGAAGCTGGAACATTGAATATAGCAGGTTTCATAGGCCTTGGAAAGGCCATAGACTACCTCCAGAGGATAGGCGTCGATAAAATAGAAAAACATGGGAAAAATCTTACAAGAAAATTATATGAATCCCTCACAGAGATCGACACAGTCGAATGTTATGGAGACCCCAAAAATATTTATGGAATAGTATCATTCAACATAGATAATATAAACCCTGACGATGTTGCAAAAATGCTAGATGAAATGGCTTGGATATGCGTTAGAAGCGGCCACCATTGCGCCATACCAGCTATGAGACACCTAGGAGTCCACGAAAAGGGAGGTACCGTGAGAGCCTCCATCCACTACTATAATATCCCAGAAGATATTGAAATACTAACAGAAACCATAAATAAGATAACAAAAACTGAGGGTCCAAAATGA
- the purE gene encoding 5-(carboxyamino)imidazole ribonucleotide mutase, whose product MKPKVMIVLGSGTDYTIAEKAMNIFEELKIPYDLKVASAHRTHEKVKNIVLDSVKNGVEVFIGIAGLSAHLPGIIAANTHRPVVGVPVDVKIGGLDALFACSQMPFPVPVATVGIDRGENGALFAAQILGTYNQKIRARIIKLREGYYEKVERDESHIITNIQGNYYSPIKITIPEPTWTAKEVADDSPLVSVIPGSYTDMKITKKVTTFLDRLGISYDLNVISPIRYPERFQEYIESMETVKLFIAISGLSAHVTGAVAALTDKPVIGVPCAFKAYGLDSLFSMVNMPPGAPVGTVGIGNGGNAAILAAEILGIKNEKIETKVKKLKGWTH is encoded by the coding sequence ATGAAACCGAAGGTAATGATAGTTCTTGGAAGTGGAACAGATTATACTATAGCCGAGAAAGCCATGAACATTTTTGAAGAACTTAAAATCCCCTATGATTTAAAGGTGGCATCAGCCCATAGAACCCATGAAAAGGTTAAGAATATTGTCTTAGATTCTGTTAAGAATGGTGTGGAAGTTTTCATTGGCATAGCCGGATTATCAGCACATCTTCCAGGGATAATAGCCGCGAACACTCATCGGCCAGTTGTTGGAGTGCCTGTTGACGTTAAAATAGGGGGGCTTGACGCTCTCTTCGCATGCTCTCAGATGCCTTTCCCAGTGCCTGTTGCCACCGTGGGTATTGACAGGGGAGAAAACGGGGCCCTATTCGCCGCCCAGATACTCGGAACCTACAACCAAAAGATAAGAGCCCGTATAATAAAACTTAGAGAAGGATACTATGAAAAGGTTGAAAGGGACGAATCACACATCATCACTAACATCCAAGGAAACTACTACTCCCCGATTAAAATAACGATCCCAGAGCCGACATGGACAGCTAAAGAGGTGGCAGATGACAGCCCCCTCGTCTCTGTTATTCCAGGCAGCTACACCGATATGAAAATCACCAAGAAAGTCACCACCTTCCTCGATAGACTGGGCATATCCTATGACCTGAATGTTATATCCCCCATAAGATACCCCGAACGTTTCCAAGAGTACATAGAGAGTATGGAAACCGTTAAATTATTCATAGCGATCAGCGGCTTATCTGCACATGTAACCGGCGCAGTAGCGGCCCTTACAGACAAACCAGTTATAGGAGTCCCCTGCGCTTTTAAAGCCTATGGTCTAGACTCCCTATTCTCCATGGTTAACATGCCCCCAGGAGCCCCCGTAGGGACTGTTGGCATAGGAAATGGTGGTAACGCAGCCATATTAGCAGCCGAAATCCTCGGGATAAAAAATGAGAAAATAGAAACAAAAGTAAAAAAACTAAAGGGATGGACCCACTAA
- the hacA gene encoding homoaconitase large subunit: MSMTISEKILAKAAGKKEVQAGEIIMANIDVAMMHDLTGPLAIEAFKKIGSERVWDPSRIVVLFDHQVPADSIEAAENHIIMRKFVKEQGIEDFYDVREGICHQILPEKGHVVPGDVIVGTDSHTCTHGALGAFATGIGSTDMAMVLATGKLWFKVPETIRFKIEGQPKDHVYAKDIILYIIGKMGIDGATYKACEFTGTTVKNMNISERLVLCNMAIEMGGKTGIIEADEKTIKYVKKRSKKPYNIMKTDPDAPSLETIQINVEGLEPQIACPHNVDNVKPISEVEGTEIDQIFIGSCTNGRIEDLRDAAKILKGKEISKKVRMLVIPASREVYAKALNEGLIKIFIDAGALVCNPCCGPCLGGHIGLLGPGEVSLSTSNRNFKGRQGSPESEVYLSSAAVAAASAIKGKITHPKNI; this comes from the coding sequence ATGTCCATGACTATTTCTGAGAAAATACTCGCAAAAGCCGCGGGTAAAAAAGAAGTACAAGCCGGTGAGATAATAATGGCCAATATAGACGTGGCCATGATGCACGATCTAACAGGCCCCCTTGCCATTGAAGCGTTTAAAAAAATAGGATCGGAAAGAGTATGGGATCCCTCCAGGATTGTTGTATTATTCGACCATCAAGTACCTGCAGATTCCATAGAAGCCGCTGAAAACCACATAATCATGAGAAAATTCGTGAAAGAACAAGGAATAGAGGATTTCTATGATGTTAGAGAAGGCATATGCCACCAGATACTGCCAGAGAAGGGCCATGTCGTCCCAGGTGATGTTATAGTTGGAACAGATTCACACACTTGCACCCACGGGGCACTAGGAGCATTCGCCACGGGTATAGGATCAACAGACATGGCAATGGTCCTGGCCACTGGAAAATTATGGTTCAAAGTCCCGGAAACTATCCGCTTCAAGATAGAAGGCCAACCAAAAGATCATGTATACGCAAAGGATATCATATTATATATCATAGGAAAGATGGGAATAGACGGAGCCACATACAAAGCCTGCGAATTCACAGGGACTACAGTAAAAAACATGAACATTTCAGAAAGGCTCGTGCTCTGCAACATGGCAATCGAAATGGGTGGCAAAACAGGCATAATAGAAGCAGATGAAAAAACCATAAAATACGTGAAAAAAAGATCCAAAAAGCCATACAATATCATGAAAACAGACCCAGACGCGCCCTCACTCGAAACCATACAAATAAACGTCGAAGGCCTTGAACCACAAATAGCATGTCCACATAACGTAGATAATGTGAAACCGATAAGTGAAGTGGAAGGAACAGAAATAGACCAGATATTCATAGGATCGTGCACAAACGGGCGCATAGAAGACCTAAGAGACGCTGCAAAGATACTAAAAGGCAAAGAAATATCAAAAAAAGTCAGAATGCTAGTAATACCCGCCTCAAGGGAAGTTTACGCAAAAGCATTAAACGAAGGCCTAATAAAGATCTTCATAGACGCGGGCGCACTAGTATGCAACCCATGTTGCGGTCCATGCCTCGGAGGCCACATAGGACTCCTCGGACCTGGAGAAGTCAGCCTCTCAACTTCTAACCGGAACTTCAAAGGCAGACAAGGAAGCCCAGAATCAGAAGTATACCTCTCATCCGCGGCAGTAGCCGCGGCCTCCGCAATAAAAGGAAAAATAACACACCCCAAAAACATCTAA